A genome region from Arthrobacter sp. V1I9 includes the following:
- a CDS encoding 4a-hydroxytetrahydrobiopterin dehydratase, giving the protein MAGKDVLSPERLEDALAVLPDWRYREGGLVTVYKLPTAAAALELIAAVGRLAEEQNHHPDLDWRYNRVFLRYTSHDAGGEVTARDVGAAEAVREAAAALQAVAEPERHPASS; this is encoded by the coding sequence ATGGCCGGCAAGGACGTTCTTTCTCCCGAGCGGCTCGAGGACGCCTTGGCTGTCCTGCCGGACTGGCGGTACCGCGAGGGTGGACTGGTGACCGTGTACAAGCTGCCGACGGCGGCTGCCGCACTTGAGCTGATTGCCGCCGTCGGGCGCCTTGCCGAGGAACAAAACCACCACCCTGACCTGGACTGGCGGTACAACCGGGTGTTCCTCCGCTACACCTCCCACGACGCCGGGGGAGAGGTCACAGCCCGCGACGTGGGCGCGGCCGAAGCAGTGCGTGAAGCTGCAGCCGCGCTGCAGGCAGTTGCTGAGCCGGAGCGGCACCCCGCCAGCTCTTAA
- a CDS encoding thiazole synthase: MTETITTTSLAGHDDPLVIDGVALTSRLIMGTGGAPSLDGLGAALLASGTGLTTVAMRRYSAAETGSLFQLLVDHGIRVLPNTAGCFTARDAVLTAELAREALETDWVKLEVIADEQTLLPDAVELLDATEQLVNRGFKVFAYTNDDPVLALRLENLGATAVMPLGAPIGTGLGILNPHNIELIVSRAAVPVVLDAGIGTASDAALAMELGCDAVLLATAVTRAQNPALMGEAFKHAVIAGRLAKAAGRIPRREHALASSAMEGRAEFL; this comes from the coding sequence ATGACCGAAACCATCACCACCACAAGCCTTGCGGGCCACGACGACCCGTTGGTGATTGACGGCGTCGCACTGACCTCCCGGCTCATCATGGGCACCGGCGGCGCGCCAAGCCTGGACGGACTGGGAGCAGCCCTGCTGGCCTCGGGCACGGGACTGACCACGGTGGCCATGCGGCGGTATTCGGCCGCGGAGACGGGCTCACTCTTCCAGCTGCTCGTGGACCACGGCATCCGCGTGCTGCCCAACACGGCAGGCTGCTTTACGGCGCGGGACGCCGTGCTGACCGCCGAACTGGCCCGTGAGGCACTGGAAACCGACTGGGTGAAGCTGGAAGTCATCGCCGATGAACAGACTTTGCTGCCGGACGCCGTCGAGCTGCTGGACGCTACGGAACAACTGGTCAACAGGGGCTTCAAGGTCTTTGCTTACACCAACGACGATCCCGTCCTCGCGCTGCGGCTTGAGAACCTCGGGGCCACCGCGGTGATGCCGCTCGGGGCGCCGATCGGCACCGGACTGGGCATCCTGAACCCGCACAACATCGAGCTGATCGTGTCCCGCGCCGCGGTGCCGGTGGTTCTGGACGCCGGCATCGGTACTGCCTCGGACGCGGCCCTGGCCATGGAGCTGGGGTGCGACGCCGTGCTGCTGGCCACCGCTGTGACCCGCGCCCAAAATCCTGCGCTGATGGGGGAGGCCTTCAAACACGCGGTGATCGCCGGTAGGCTGGCGAAAGCGGCCGGAAGGATCCCGCGTCGCGAACATGCACTGGCGTCGTCGGCCATGGAGGGCCGGGCCGAGTTCCTGTAG
- the thiE gene encoding thiamine phosphate synthase — MNVTHTPAAGTDVLSNAKVSNGLHAARLYLCTDSRTDRGDFDQFVDAAFAGGVDIIQLRDKSIEAAEELELLAVLKEAAERHGRLWAVNDRADIAILSGSPVFHIGQKDLPLGAARTLLNGNAAIGLSSHSPAQVDAALAAAAAPAGLDYFCVGPVWATPTKPGRAAVGLELVRYAAEAARSGQDGQPDGGVPWFAIGGIDQSNVEQVVEAGARRIVVVRAITEASDPAAAAASLLAALNVPNS, encoded by the coding sequence ATGAATGTGACCCATACCCCCGCCGCCGGCACCGATGTCCTCAGCAATGCCAAGGTCAGCAACGGCCTCCACGCCGCCCGCCTCTACCTCTGCACGGATTCCCGCACGGACCGCGGCGACTTTGACCAGTTCGTCGATGCAGCATTTGCCGGCGGGGTGGACATCATCCAGCTTCGGGACAAGTCCATTGAGGCAGCGGAGGAGCTGGAGCTCCTGGCAGTCCTCAAGGAGGCGGCAGAACGACACGGCCGGCTGTGGGCGGTCAACGACAGGGCGGACATCGCTATTCTGTCCGGCTCGCCGGTATTCCACATCGGCCAAAAAGACCTGCCGCTGGGCGCCGCGCGAACCTTGCTCAACGGCAACGCGGCCATCGGCCTGTCCAGCCACAGCCCGGCGCAGGTGGACGCCGCCCTCGCTGCGGCCGCAGCCCCCGCGGGGCTGGACTACTTCTGCGTCGGCCCGGTCTGGGCAACCCCCACCAAGCCCGGGCGGGCCGCCGTCGGGCTCGAGCTGGTGCGGTATGCCGCCGAAGCTGCGCGTTCAGGGCAGGATGGGCAGCCCGACGGCGGTGTTCCCTGGTTTGCGATCGGCGGCATCGACCAAAGCAACGTGGAGCAGGTGGTGGAAGCGGGCGCCCGCCGGATTGTGGTGGTCCGCGCCATTACGGAGGCCAGCGATCCGGCAGCCGCCGCAGCGTCGCTGCTCGCCGCCCTAAATGTCCCCAACTCCTGA
- a CDS encoding FAD-dependent oxidoreductase, protein MRVPSNCPVDSTPGRTDGIIQADVAVIGGGVIGHSIAWEAKRSGRAVVVIDDAPGSGASWAAAGMLAPVSELHYQEEDLLELMLDASARWPAFAARLAAASGADPGYITTPTLAVGADAADRRALMDLRAVQQANGLSVEPLTIRTARQREPLLSPGIACALDTPADHQVDPRLLVACLQAALTGDGAGDGVGNRNGAAGPGTSAAGAVDDHAVLARAAGLLWHDGAVAGVRLAGGGTVLAAETVVANGLHAAALEALPKDLHLPLRPVHGDILRLAVPGHLQPLVTSTVRGLVHGVPVYIVPRRDGTVVIGATQREDTPSAADAVSAGGVYQLLRDAQVLVPAVAELELLESTARARPGTPDNAPLLGRVPVPGGEARDSGHIAGLIIATGFFRHGVLLAPAAAAVCLELLDGYEDPRWAAFNPGRFSAKPGARTPARLRNTPPIKETA, encoded by the coding sequence ATGCGCGTACCATCCAACTGCCCTGTAGACAGCACGCCCGGGCGCACGGACGGCATTATCCAGGCCGATGTGGCAGTCATCGGCGGCGGAGTCATCGGCCACAGCATCGCCTGGGAGGCGAAGCGCTCCGGCCGCGCAGTGGTGGTCATTGACGACGCACCGGGCTCCGGGGCCAGCTGGGCTGCCGCCGGAATGCTCGCTCCGGTCAGCGAACTGCACTACCAGGAGGAGGACCTCCTGGAACTCATGCTGGACGCCTCGGCCCGCTGGCCGGCTTTCGCCGCCCGACTCGCCGCGGCATCCGGGGCAGATCCGGGATACATCACGACGCCGACCCTCGCCGTGGGTGCCGACGCCGCCGACCGCCGTGCGCTGATGGACCTGCGCGCAGTCCAGCAGGCAAACGGCCTTTCCGTTGAACCGCTGACCATCCGGACTGCCCGGCAGCGCGAGCCACTTCTCAGTCCCGGGATTGCCTGCGCGCTGGACACCCCCGCAGACCACCAGGTGGATCCGCGGCTGCTGGTGGCCTGCCTGCAGGCTGCCTTGACCGGCGACGGTGCGGGGGACGGGGTCGGGAACAGGAACGGAGCCGCGGGGCCCGGCACTTCAGCAGCGGGCGCCGTCGACGATCACGCGGTCCTGGCCCGCGCTGCCGGTCTGTTGTGGCACGACGGAGCCGTTGCCGGCGTACGCCTCGCAGGCGGCGGAACGGTGCTGGCCGCCGAAACGGTCGTGGCGAACGGGCTGCATGCGGCAGCCCTGGAAGCACTACCCAAAGACTTGCACCTGCCGCTCCGGCCAGTCCACGGGGACATCCTGCGCCTCGCAGTTCCCGGCCATTTGCAGCCGCTGGTGACGTCCACCGTCCGCGGGCTGGTGCACGGCGTTCCGGTCTACATCGTGCCCCGCCGGGACGGCACGGTGGTGATCGGGGCAACCCAGCGTGAGGATACGCCGTCGGCCGCCGATGCCGTCTCCGCGGGGGGCGTGTACCAGCTCCTTCGCGACGCGCAGGTGCTGGTTCCCGCCGTCGCCGAACTCGAGCTGCTGGAATCCACGGCCCGGGCACGCCCCGGAACTCCGGACAACGCACCGCTGCTGGGGCGGGTTCCCGTCCCCGGCGGAGAGGCCCGTGACTCCGGGCACATTGCCGGCCTCATCATCGCCACCGGGTTCTTCCGCCACGGAGTCCTGCTGGCGCCGGCCGCTGCTGCCGTCTGCCTGGAGCTCCTGGACGGGTATGAAGACCCCCGCTGGGCTGCCTTCAACCCGGGCCGCTTCTCCGCCAAGCCAGGTGCCCGCACTCCTGCCCGCCTTCGCAACACACCGCCCATAAAGGAAACAGCATGA
- a CDS encoding TetR/AcrR family transcriptional regulator, translating into MKHGLTARPQPNRKPLRAPAGQRSARLPRDERRAQLLSAAQEVFVANGYHGAAMDEIAETAHVSKPVLYQHFPSKRELYLALLESHLASLTDLMLGALNSTTDNDERVQAVMRAYFQFIANDDQAHRLVFESDLINDPDVSARLETFNRTFADAIARVIAEDTKLPHLEAELLGRGLAGMAQVSARYWLETDGNLDLNVASDLIYRLAWRGISRFPKES; encoded by the coding sequence ATGAAGCACGGGCTGACGGCCCGTCCGCAGCCGAACCGCAAACCGCTCCGCGCCCCGGCCGGGCAACGGTCCGCCCGGCTTCCCCGGGACGAGCGACGCGCGCAACTCCTTTCCGCGGCACAGGAAGTCTTCGTGGCCAACGGCTATCACGGCGCAGCCATGGACGAAATCGCCGAGACGGCGCACGTCAGCAAACCGGTCCTGTACCAGCACTTCCCCTCGAAGCGGGAACTGTACCTTGCCCTGCTCGAAAGCCATCTGGCATCCCTCACTGACCTGATGCTGGGAGCCCTGAACTCCACCACGGACAATGATGAACGTGTGCAGGCCGTAATGCGGGCTTATTTCCAGTTCATCGCCAACGATGACCAGGCCCACCGGCTCGTATTCGAATCCGACCTCATCAACGATCCCGATGTAAGCGCACGGCTGGAGACCTTTAACCGGACGTTTGCCGATGCCATTGCACGCGTTATAGCCGAGGACACCAAGCTTCCCCACCTGGAGGCAGAGCTGCTGGGCCGCGGGCTTGCCGGGATGGCGCAGGTCAGTGCCCGGTACTGGCTCGAAACCGACGGGAACCTGGACCTCAATGTGGCCAGTGACCTCATCTACCGTTTAGCTTGGCGCGGAATCTCTCGCTTCCCCAAAGAGTCCTAG
- a CDS encoding DEAD/DEAH box helicase translates to MSELHTHQLLTDESGTEVLEPEETIISDEKPHEIEEKSFADYNVRADIVESLADAGITHPFPIQAMTLPVALSGHDIIGQAKTGTGKTLGFGIPALQRVVGQDDPGYEKLAVPGAPQALVIVPTRELAVQVANDLQTASRKRNARIATIYGGRAYEPQVEALTKGVEVVVGTPGRLIDLYKQKHLSLKNVKMVILDEADEMLDLGFLPDVETLIAGTPAVRQTLLFSATMPGPVIAMARRYMTQPTHIRAADPDDEGLTKRDIRQLIYRAHSMDKIEVVARILQARGRGRTIIFTKTKRTAAKVAEELVDRGFAAAAIHGDLGQGAREQALRAFRNNKVDVLVATDVAARGIDVDDVTHVINYQCVEDEKIYLHRVGRTGRAGNKGTAVTFVDWDDMPRWGLINKALGLSVPEPVETYSSSPHLFEELDIPVGTKGRLPRDKRTLAGVDAEVLEDLGETGKKNSRGGRDSAPSRERDGRERTSRGRDSRGGNRDGGRTGGDSAGRAGERRRRTSETAAAPAAAGDAPAATSTATEGEQPSRARRSRTRTRRRNGEVVAGSDTAVQPGSTEA, encoded by the coding sequence GTGAGTGAATTGCATACCCACCAGCTCCTGACCGACGAGTCCGGCACCGAAGTCCTCGAGCCCGAAGAAACCATCATCTCGGACGAGAAGCCGCACGAAATCGAGGAGAAATCCTTCGCGGACTACAACGTCCGGGCCGACATCGTGGAATCCCTGGCCGACGCCGGGATCACGCACCCCTTCCCCATCCAGGCCATGACTTTGCCGGTTGCCCTGTCCGGCCACGACATCATTGGCCAGGCCAAGACCGGCACCGGCAAGACCCTTGGCTTCGGCATCCCCGCCCTCCAGCGGGTAGTAGGCCAGGACGACCCCGGCTACGAGAAGCTGGCCGTCCCCGGCGCCCCGCAGGCCCTGGTCATCGTGCCCACCCGCGAACTCGCCGTCCAGGTGGCCAATGACCTGCAGACGGCATCCCGCAAACGGAACGCCCGCATCGCCACCATTTACGGCGGCCGTGCCTACGAGCCCCAGGTGGAGGCACTGACGAAGGGCGTGGAGGTCGTGGTGGGAACACCCGGCCGCCTCATCGACCTCTACAAGCAGAAGCACCTGAGCCTCAAGAACGTCAAAATGGTCATCCTGGACGAGGCCGACGAAATGCTCGACCTCGGCTTCCTGCCCGACGTCGAAACCCTCATCGCCGGCACACCCGCCGTCCGCCAGACCCTGCTGTTCTCTGCCACCATGCCCGGCCCGGTCATCGCCATGGCCCGCCGCTACATGACGCAGCCCACGCACATCCGCGCCGCAGATCCTGACGACGAGGGCCTCACCAAGCGCGACATCCGCCAACTCATCTACCGTGCGCACAGCATGGACAAGATTGAAGTTGTGGCCCGCATCCTCCAGGCGCGCGGCCGCGGCCGCACCATCATCTTCACCAAAACCAAGCGCACCGCCGCCAAGGTGGCGGAGGAGCTCGTGGACCGCGGCTTCGCCGCCGCCGCCATCCACGGTGACCTTGGCCAGGGCGCCCGCGAACAGGCCCTCCGCGCATTCCGCAACAACAAGGTGGACGTCCTGGTGGCCACCGACGTCGCCGCACGCGGCATCGACGTGGATGACGTCACCCACGTGATCAACTACCAGTGCGTGGAGGACGAGAAGATCTACCTGCACCGCGTGGGCCGTACCGGCCGCGCCGGCAATAAGGGCACCGCGGTCACCTTCGTGGACTGGGACGACATGCCCCGCTGGGGCCTGATCAACAAGGCCCTGGGCCTGAGCGTTCCGGAGCCTGTGGAAACCTACTCCTCCTCGCCGCACCTTTTCGAGGAGCTGGACATCCCCGTAGGCACCAAGGGCCGCCTGCCCCGTGACAAGCGCACCCTTGCCGGCGTTGACGCCGAGGTCCTCGAAGACCTCGGTGAAACCGGCAAGAAGAACAGCCGCGGCGGCCGTGACAGCGCTCCCTCCCGGGAGCGCGACGGCCGGGAGCGCACCAGCCGCGGCCGAGACAGCAGGGGCGGAAACCGCGACGGCGGCCGCACCGGCGGTGACTCCGCCGGCCGCGCCGGCGAGCGCCGTCGTCGTACTTCCGAAACAGCTGCAGCCCCCGCTGCTGCCGGCGACGCACCCGCCGCAACCTCCACCGCAACCGAGGGCGAGCAGCCTTCGCGTGCCCGCCGCTCCCGCACGCGTACCCGCCGCCGCAACGGCGAGGTAGTAGCCGGCAGCGACACAGCAGTACAGCCGGGCAGCACCGAGGCCTAA
- a CDS encoding glutamyl-tRNA reductase produces the protein MVLFSLVATHADIDLETVAQLSNGASGIATSALSGSPAVTGAVVLATCNRYEIYGEAPHPDDVEAARAALVAQISDVSGLSEPLVSRSFSTRTGPEVSQHLFAVSAGLDSAVVGEREIAGQVRRALITAQHEGTASSGLVRLFQAASKTAKDVGAQTALGSRGLSIVSVALDLATDLSENPDWSAKKVVVFGTGAYAGATMALLRERGCTDISVFSSSGRAEGFVATRGGTALDAESLRPAVAAADVMIGCSGSDTRVEADELALVRANSPQPLIAIDLALTHDFDPGVGELDGVELLTLESVRLAAPQEQAESLTQASGIVSGAAKAFEQEREARSVDTAIVALRRHTMNVLDAEMEKVRARHGCTAAAEEVEFALRRMVKQLLHVPTVRARELAANGQQDEYVAALEALYGITVEQPAARAVPQAECPVDHSGLESA, from the coding sequence GTGGTTCTTTTCTCATTGGTGGCTACACACGCCGACATCGATCTTGAGACCGTTGCTCAGTTGAGCAACGGTGCTTCCGGGATCGCCACATCCGCTCTCTCCGGATCGCCGGCAGTGACGGGTGCGGTGGTCCTTGCCACCTGCAACCGGTACGAAATCTACGGCGAAGCCCCCCACCCGGACGACGTCGAAGCCGCCCGCGCCGCCCTCGTCGCCCAGATCAGTGACGTGAGCGGACTGAGCGAACCGCTCGTCTCCCGCTCCTTCAGCACCCGCACCGGCCCCGAAGTAAGCCAGCACCTCTTCGCCGTCAGCGCCGGGCTGGACTCCGCAGTGGTTGGAGAGCGTGAAATTGCCGGCCAGGTACGCCGGGCACTCATTACCGCACAGCACGAAGGAACCGCCAGCTCCGGGCTCGTGCGGCTGTTCCAGGCTGCGTCCAAGACCGCCAAGGACGTCGGTGCCCAGACAGCCCTCGGATCAAGGGGGCTTTCCATCGTTTCCGTAGCCCTGGATCTGGCAACCGACCTTTCCGAGAACCCTGACTGGTCTGCCAAGAAGGTGGTGGTCTTCGGCACCGGAGCCTACGCCGGTGCCACGATGGCCCTGCTGCGTGAGCGTGGCTGCACCGATATCTCCGTCTTCTCCTCTTCCGGCCGCGCCGAAGGCTTTGTGGCCACCCGCGGCGGCACCGCCCTCGACGCCGAGTCGCTGCGCCCCGCAGTCGCCGCCGCTGACGTAATGATCGGCTGCAGCGGTTCTGACACCCGGGTGGAAGCCGACGAACTCGCCCTGGTGCGGGCAAATTCGCCGCAGCCGCTGATTGCCATCGACCTCGCCCTGACCCATGATTTCGACCCCGGCGTGGGCGAGCTGGACGGCGTTGAGCTGCTGACCCTGGAATCCGTGCGCCTGGCCGCACCGCAGGAACAGGCTGAATCACTGACGCAGGCAAGCGGCATCGTCAGCGGCGCCGCCAAAGCCTTTGAGCAGGAACGGGAGGCCCGTTCCGTGGATACCGCGATCGTTGCACTGCGGCGGCACACCATGAACGTCCTGGACGCGGAGATGGAAAAGGTCCGTGCCCGGCACGGCTGCACCGCCGCGGCCGAGGAAGTGGAGTTTGCACTCCGGCGCATGGTCAAGCAACTGCTGCACGTCCCCACGGTGCGCGCCCGCGAACTGGCCGCCAACGGCCAGCAGGACGAGTACGTCGCCGCCCTGGAGGCCCTCTACGGCATCACCGTTGAGCAGCCGGCAGCCCGAGCCGTTCCGCAGGCCGAATGCCCGGTGGACCACAGCGGCCTCGAAAGCGCCTGA
- the moeB gene encoding molybdopterin-synthase adenylyltransferase MoeB produces MASTFTANVSTVSLDPLVEPAGELTPDEVERYSRHLIIPEIGALGQRRLKNAKVLVIGAGGLGSPALLYLAAAGVGTLGIIDDDAVDLTNLQRQVIHGVADVGRPKIESARDAIAALNPLVDVRLHNVRLDASNALELFAGYDLILDGADNFATRYLVNDAAAILGKPYVWGSIFRFDGQVSVFWEKHGPTYRDLYPEAPPAGSVPSCGEGGVFGMLCAAVGSLMVTEAVKLITGVGRSLLGRVALFDALGGSWREIRVSKDPAAEPITELTDYEAFCGITPAAQADTEHTVTATQLATMLASRNAGLKDFELVDVRESGEYDIVRIDGAVLIPQGRILAGEAWQELPQDRDIVFLCKAGTRSANVLAAAQKAGYQRVSHLDGGILAWVREVEPHKPVY; encoded by the coding sequence ATGGCTTCGACATTCACCGCAAATGTTTCGACTGTTTCACTGGATCCGCTGGTTGAACCGGCAGGTGAGCTCACTCCTGACGAGGTGGAACGCTATTCGCGGCACCTCATCATTCCCGAGATCGGGGCGCTGGGGCAGCGGCGGCTCAAGAACGCAAAAGTACTGGTGATCGGCGCCGGCGGGCTCGGATCACCGGCGCTGCTCTACCTTGCGGCTGCAGGGGTGGGAACGCTCGGAATCATCGACGACGACGCCGTTGACCTCACCAACCTGCAGCGCCAGGTCATCCACGGCGTGGCCGACGTCGGGCGGCCCAAGATCGAATCGGCGCGGGACGCCATCGCCGCCCTAAACCCGCTGGTGGACGTCCGGCTGCACAACGTCCGCCTGGATGCCTCCAACGCCCTGGAGCTGTTCGCCGGCTACGACCTGATCCTGGACGGGGCGGACAACTTCGCCACCCGCTACCTGGTCAACGACGCCGCCGCCATCCTGGGCAAGCCGTACGTCTGGGGCTCCATCTTCCGTTTCGACGGGCAGGTGAGCGTCTTCTGGGAAAAGCACGGGCCCACCTACCGCGACCTCTACCCTGAGGCGCCGCCCGCGGGCTCCGTCCCTTCGTGCGGTGAGGGCGGCGTCTTTGGCATGCTCTGCGCTGCCGTGGGATCGCTGATGGTCACCGAGGCAGTGAAGCTGATCACCGGCGTCGGACGTTCCCTGCTGGGGCGGGTGGCCCTGTTCGACGCCCTCGGCGGCAGCTGGCGCGAAATCCGTGTCTCGAAGGATCCGGCAGCTGAACCCATCACGGAGCTGACGGATTATGAAGCGTTCTGCGGCATCACGCCAGCGGCGCAGGCGGACACGGAACACACCGTCACCGCCACCCAGTTGGCGACCATGCTCGCATCGCGCAATGCCGGCCTGAAGGACTTTGAACTGGTGGATGTGCGGGAGTCCGGCGAATACGACATCGTTCGGATCGACGGCGCCGTGCTCATTCCGCAGGGACGAATCCTTGCGGGCGAGGCGTGGCAGGAGCTCCCGCAGGACCGGGACATCGTGTTCCTCTGCAAGGCCGGGACCAGATCCGCAAACGTGCTGGCCGCGGCGCAGAAGGCCGGTTATCAGCGGGTCAGCCATCTCGACGGCGGCATCCTCGCCTGGGTGCGCGAGGTGGAGCCCCACAAGCCCGTCTACTGA
- a CDS encoding DUF3107 domain-containing protein — protein MEIKIGVQNVGREIVLESNDDADSVAKVVQEAISNGGELRLKDDKGRLIIVPGKALAYVEIGAEEVRRVGFGQF, from the coding sequence GTGGAAATTAAGATCGGCGTGCAGAACGTTGGCCGCGAAATTGTCCTGGAGTCAAATGATGATGCAGACTCAGTGGCCAAGGTCGTGCAGGAAGCCATCAGCAACGGCGGCGAACTGCGCCTGAAGGATGACAAAGGACGCCTGATCATTGTTCCCGGCAAGGCACTGGCGTATGTGGAAATCGGCGCCGAAGAGGTCCGTCGCGTAGGTTTCGGCCAGTTCTAG
- the thiS gene encoding sulfur carrier protein ThiS, whose protein sequence is MNITLNGTLHVVPEGASITVLVSEVTGRPLAASGQATDGRKLGVAVAHNSQVVPRSQWFATALADGDDVELVTAVQGG, encoded by the coding sequence ATGAACATCACCTTGAACGGAACCCTGCACGTTGTGCCCGAGGGTGCCTCCATCACCGTGCTCGTCAGCGAGGTCACCGGGCGCCCCCTCGCTGCCAGCGGCCAGGCTACCGACGGCCGGAAACTTGGCGTGGCCGTGGCCCACAATTCGCAGGTCGTGCCCCGCAGCCAGTGGTTTGCCACTGCGCTCGCGGACGGCGACGACGTTGAGCTCGTCACGGCAGTGCAGGGAGGCTGA
- a CDS encoding RNB domain-containing ribonuclease: protein MSYHRLGPNVHEHTNALEEALGALRTELELPGSYPEDAVADAKAAVESLQLPDEDLTGVDFITIDPASSTDLDQALFIEADGDGYHVLYAIADVPAFVNPGGPLDAETRRRGQTFYAPDGRIPLHPEVISEQAGSLLPGQDCSAFVWDFRLDSAAEVNSVTVKRARMRSRAKLSYKGVQAELDAGSASPVLQLLKEVGLKRVELERARGGASLNMPEQEIVQLPDGGYRIAAAPQLPVEDWNAQISLMTGMAAAQLMLAGKVGILRTMPAPDERSLNHFRLQTEVLGKPWDGEVSYGEYLRSLDPTEPRQLAIMHSAGMLFRGAAYTAFDGSLPEDADQSAIGAAYAHTTAPLRRLVDRFVLVICEALSNGGHVPGWARDALPTLPEIMAGSDQLASRMERMALDTVEAALLVNHIGQEFEAIVISGSKPQKENGKNGNGNGRNGNGKNGNGNGGSGIIQIADPAVTARCAGELESGTKVRVRLVSSDIATREVHFELVE, encoded by the coding sequence GTGTCATACCATCGGCTGGGTCCCAACGTCCACGAGCACACCAACGCGCTCGAGGAAGCTCTGGGCGCCCTGCGGACCGAGCTCGAGCTGCCGGGCTCCTACCCTGAGGACGCGGTGGCTGACGCGAAAGCGGCAGTTGAGTCCCTGCAGCTCCCTGACGAGGACCTCACCGGCGTCGACTTCATCACCATCGATCCGGCGTCGTCCACGGACCTGGACCAGGCGCTGTTTATTGAAGCCGACGGCGATGGCTACCACGTGCTGTACGCGATTGCGGATGTCCCCGCCTTTGTGAACCCCGGCGGGCCCCTGGACGCAGAAACGCGACGCCGGGGCCAGACCTTCTACGCCCCCGACGGGCGGATCCCGCTGCATCCGGAAGTGATCAGCGAACAGGCCGGCAGCCTCCTCCCCGGCCAGGACTGTTCTGCCTTCGTCTGGGACTTCCGCCTGGACAGCGCCGCCGAGGTGAACTCGGTGACCGTGAAACGGGCCAGGATGCGCAGCCGCGCGAAGCTCAGCTATAAAGGGGTGCAGGCCGAACTCGATGCCGGCTCCGCCTCGCCGGTACTGCAGCTCCTCAAAGAGGTGGGGCTCAAGCGCGTGGAGCTGGAACGGGCCCGGGGCGGCGCGAGCCTGAACATGCCGGAACAGGAGATTGTCCAGCTTCCCGACGGCGGCTACCGGATTGCCGCCGCTCCCCAGCTTCCGGTGGAGGACTGGAACGCCCAGATATCCCTCATGACAGGGATGGCGGCGGCTCAGCTCATGCTGGCTGGGAAGGTGGGCATCCTGCGCACCATGCCGGCCCCGGATGAGCGCTCCCTGAACCACTTTCGGCTGCAGACCGAGGTTCTTGGCAAGCCCTGGGATGGCGAAGTCAGTTACGGCGAATACCTGCGCAGCCTGGACCCCACCGAACCCCGCCAGCTGGCCATTATGCACTCAGCCGGCATGCTGTTCCGGGGCGCCGCCTACACCGCCTTTGACGGCTCCCTGCCGGAGGACGCTGACCAGTCGGCCATCGGTGCCGCCTACGCCCACACCACCGCGCCGCTGCGCCGCCTGGTGGACCGCTTTGTGCTGGTGATCTGCGAGGCTTTGAGCAACGGCGGTCATGTGCCGGGGTGGGCGCGGGATGCCCTTCCAACCTTGCCCGAGATTATGGCCGGATCCGACCAGCTCGCGTCACGGATGGAGCGCATGGCTTTGGATACCGTGGAGGCGGCCCTGCTGGTCAACCATATTGGGCAGGAATTCGAGGCGATCGTGATCTCCGGGTCCAAACCGCAAAAAGAGAACGGTAAAAACGGGAACGGCAACGGCAGGAACGGGAACGGGAAGAACGGCAACGGCAACGGCGGTTCGGGCATTATCCAGATCGCGGACCCCGCCGTGACCGCCCGTTGCGCCGGGGAACTGGAGTCCGGAACCAAGGTCCGGGTGCGCCTGGTCTCCTCGGATATCGCAACGAGGGAAGTCCACTTCGAGCTCGTGGAGTAG